AACGGCTTGGACCTCCTGCTCAAACGGCGTGCCGGCCATGCCCGCGCCCGAGAGGTGTAGCCATCCTCGACTGCGGCTCATCGCGGTGAACAGTTGATTCCGTACCGCGAGGTCTTGTTCGTCGAGCCCCACCTGATCTAGCCCCAGCACGTACACCGCATCCGCCTCGTTGCCCTTCGCGCGGTGTACCGTGGTCACCGTGACGGCCCCGTCATGCCAGAAGCGATTGGGCTCCTTATTGTCGCCCTGCTGGTTCACGCCACTCGCGGCCGGCACGTAATACGGGATGTCTGCCCGACGGAGTGCCCCTGCGGCGGCGCCCTGTACATCCACAGCCCAGCGGCCCACAGTGATCACGAGGATCTGACGCGAGTGGATCAGCCCTTCGTGCAGGTCCCGCTGAATGTGGCGCACCAGCGCCGCCACTTCCGCCTCGCGGTCCAGATGGCTTTCGAAGGTCACCAGGGGCTCCCCCGTCAGCATATGCAGAGGATGCGGACTGTTCGCCGCCGGGCGGTGCAGGGTCACGGGTTCTTTGCTGTTAAACCGACCCTGCACCTCGTACCCCAGGCGGTCCCAGTCCTCCTTGCGCGTCGGGCCAGACAGCATGCCGCCCGCGCGCAGCAGGCCCATCCCCAGCGCGTGCGCCGCCACTAGGATCGGCCCCGGTGTGCGGTACGACACGCGCATCACTTCGGACTTCCCGATGCCGCCCTTGTACGCCGCACCCGACCCGAATACGTCCTGCCAGGAATCCCCAAACAGCGTCCTCGTGTTTGGAATCATTAAGCTGTCTAGGCTCTGCGCCTCGTCGTACGCCCAGATCAGGCGCTTCAAGGCGGGTGCCGGAGACGCCAGCTCGAAGAGCGTGGGTTCCGCCGCGACAGGCCGCAGAGCGCGATGTGCCAGCCAGTAGAAGGCCTGCCGCTCGGCATAGCGCAGTTCCGGCGCTTCCGTCACGAGGTCCTGGCCCTCATCAATTAGGATGGCGTCGAAGAACTCTAGATTCGCCTGCCCCTCCTCAGTTTTATGCAGCAGGTCGTGCGCGCAGTAGATGAGGTTCTTGGCCGCCTGGTACCCATACGGCGTCTCCGTGACCGTGAGGGGCCGAATACCCGCATGATCGGCCAGCACCCGGTAGAAGCCGGGTTGATCCCGGGAGCCCCAAGCATGCAGAATGCGCAGCTTGTGCTTGGCGTCCGCAAGCCGAGTGTCCCCGCCTGAATGCAGCCGCAGCCAGTGATCGACCTGCCCGGTAATCTGGTCATAAAGTGATCGGCTGAAAAACACGAGCGCGATATCCCAGTCAGGATGCTTGAGGTGCATGTTCGCGGCCTTCTGCGCCAGGAGGACGGTCTTGCCACTCCCCGCCAGGCCACGGATGCGCTGCGGACCTGGAGGCACGGTCTTGGCAATTCGTTCCTGCTGCAAGTCTAGGGGCCGCTCGGCCGCGCGCACTGCCTGCACGAGCGCTGAGCGGCTCTGGGGTGCGGCCACGACCGGCTCTTCCTTTGGCTTCGGGATATTGCCACTCGTACTGAACGCGCGCTGCAGGGCCAGCCACTGCGCGTCGTTGAGCGGCTGGCCCTGCGCGACGAGGGGTGTGCGGTCCAGGGCTTTCATCAGGCGGGCGGGCGTGAGCTGATCGCCGTGTAGCAGGGGCGTGTCGCCGATCAGGGTGTTGAACGGCGCGTCGTCCCATTCGTCGCGGGTGATCAGCGGCGTAGCGACAATCACCCGTCCCGGCACACGATCGAGGCCCGGACGGCCGCGCAGCGTGCGCATGATCACTTGCAGCTGGGCTTTGACCTGCTCGTAGGGATTGATCTCGGTCTTGCCAAAGTAAGGCCGCTGGAGGCGCCAGCGGTAGCCGCTAACCCCCGCGAGGTCAGCCAGCGGGAGGCTTTTGACCTCAATAACGATCACGCCC
Above is a window of Deinococcus betulae DNA encoding:
- a CDS encoding DEAD/DEAH box helicase is translated as MAEFLQTEAFKFAGEQGEQRVFEAVKVAFQDREAFGWWRYPLVSDTTVREPDILMIDPELGVIVIEVKSLPLADLAGVSGYRWRLQRPYFGKTEINPYEQVKAQLQVIMRTLRGRPGLDRVPGRVIVATPLITRDEWDDAPFNTLIGDTPLLHGDQLTPARLMKALDRTPLVAQGQPLNDAQWLALQRAFSTSGNIPKPKEEPVVAAPQSRSALVQAVRAAERPLDLQQERIAKTVPPGPQRIRGLAGSGKTVLLAQKAANMHLKHPDWDIALVFFSRSLYDQITGQVDHWLRLHSGGDTRLADAKHKLRILHAWGSRDQPGFYRVLADHAGIRPLTVTETPYGYQAAKNLIYCAHDLLHKTEEGQANLEFFDAILIDEGQDLVTEAPELRYAERQAFYWLAHRALRPVAAEPTLFELASPAPALKRLIWAYDEAQSLDSLMIPNTRTLFGDSWQDVFGSGAAYKGGIGKSEVMRVSYRTPGPILVAAHALGMGLLRAGGMLSGPTRKEDWDRLGYEVQGRFNSKEPVTLHRPAANSPHPLHMLTGEPLVTFESHLDREAEVAALVRHIQRDLHEGLIHSRQILVITVGRWAVDVQGAAAGALRRADIPYYVPAASGVNQQGDNKEPNRFWHDGAVTVTTVHRAKGNEADAVYVLGLDQVGLDEQDLAVRNQLFTAMSRSRGWLHLSGAGMAGTPFEQEVQAVLMSGDTLRFVPHVPRRRMDDEDLYA